CGCTGTCAATTTCCCCAGCCTCGAACTTTTCAAAAAAATCCTCAGCCTCCTGTATCAGCTCCCCTATCTCCGCCGTCTCCTGGGCCATGATCTTCGCGATCCGGGTGTCCTTTTCTGCCGCCTTGTTCAGCGTCGGATAAATTTTCTTTTCCTCATCTTCAAGATGTCTATACAGTTTTTTCTTCGCTTTCTGTATCTGCATATTCCCCTCTTTGGAGCTTATGCCGAAAAATTTCGCTTCGGATAAGGCTGTGGCTATGATGACGTGATCTCTTCTAAGTTCGTCGGTAATCTTCTTCATATACTGTCCGATCATTATTTTGATGAGGTTCCTTACCGTTGAAATTCTACATGTATTTGGCGGGCAAGTGAAGATAGATTTTAAATTATTGACCGGCTCCCGGGGGGGGAAGTTTCAGGTTCGCCTCGCCGTCGAGCGCGAGAAAATTCCGGAAATCCGGATTCTCGGTATTATTCAAGAAGATATGGTGCCCCGCCAGGGCGATCATCGCACCGTTGTCGGTGCAGAATTTCGGCTCAGGCCAGACTGTGTGAAAACCTCGTTTTTGCGACTCACGCTCCATTTCGGTTCTCAGCGCCTTATTGCAGGCGACACCCCCCGCAAGGACGATGTCTTTCAAGCCTAATTTTTCCGCCGCCAGCATTGTCTTTGTCACCAGGGTTTTTACCACGGTCGCTTGAAACGCGGCGGCGACATCGCAGGTTTTGGGCGAACTCTTCATCGCGTTGCGCACGGCGGTCTTCATCCCGCTGAATGAAAAGGCGAGCGGGTCGTTTTTCAC
This sequence is a window from Nitrospinota bacterium. Protein-coding genes within it:
- a CDS encoding hemerythrin domain-containing protein, which gives rise to MKKITDELRRDHVIIATALSEAKFFGISSKEGNMQIQKAKKKLYRHLEDEEKKIYPTLNKAAEKDTRIAKIMAQETAEIGELIQEAEDFFEKFEAGEIDSDHHEELDKFIHSFMERTKKEESTTYPEYEKLAI